A single genomic interval of Macadamia integrifolia cultivar HAES 741 chromosome 6, SCU_Mint_v3, whole genome shotgun sequence harbors:
- the LOC122080972 gene encoding LOB domain-containing protein 1-like, with translation MVSTDSAATATTTTTTTTATTTTSPSSPQSQSSPGLSPSSPPPIVVSPCAACKILRRRCVEKCVLAPYFPPTEPLKFTTAHRVFGASNIIKFLQELPESQRADAVSSMVYEANARIRDPVYGCAGAICQLQKQVSDLQAQLAKTQAELVNMHCQQANLLALIYKEMSQSQQQPIQPSLDQYSFISSPLNSYQMNGCFTEDNNLGSVWEPLWT, from the exons atgGTCTCCACTGACTCAGCAGCCacagccaccaccaccaccaccaccaccaccgccacaaCCACTacctctccctcctctcctcAATCTCAATCTTCCCCTGGCCTCTCcccatcttctcctcctcccaTTGTCGTCAGCCCCTGCGCTGCCTGTAAGATCCTCCGTCGTCGATGTGTCGAGAAATGCGTGCTCGCCCCTTACTTTCCTCCAACGGAACCCCTCAAGTTCACCACTGCTCATCGAGTATTCGGCGCAAGCAACATCATCAAATTCTTACAG GAACTACCAGAATCACAGAGGGCTGATGCAGTGAGTAGCATGGTTTATGAAGCGAATGCGAGGATTAGAGACCCAGTTTACGGGTGTGCCGGAGCGATTTGCCAGCTGCAGAAACAAGTGAGCGATTTGCAGGCGCAATTGGCAAAGACCCAAGCCGAGCTTGTCAACATGCATTGCCAGCAAGCAAACCTTCTGGCCTTAATCTACAAGGAGATGTCTCAGTCTCAACAACAGCCCatccaaccatctttggatCAGTACAGCTTCATCAGTAGCCCTCTTAACAGCTACCAAATGAATGGGTGTTTCACAGAAGACAACAATCTGGGCTCAGTCTGGGAACCTCTCTGGACATGA